One genomic segment of Odocoileus virginianus isolate 20LAN1187 ecotype Illinois chromosome 17, Ovbor_1.2, whole genome shotgun sequence includes these proteins:
- the LOC110150170 gene encoding polyunsaturated fatty acid (12S)/(13S)-lipoxygenase, epidermal-type-like isoform X3 → MSKYRIRVATGDSLLAGSSNLVQLWLVGEHGEKDLGKILRPIRIREVQLEVEVSLYLGRLLLVKLRKHKGLVGFDWFCKWIAVQGPGTQGEAFFPCYRWVQGNEIICLPEGTARTVRDDPQNQFKKHREQELEERRKVYRWGFWKEGLILPIVGNTQWDLPRNERFREDKDLDFSLSLAKVLKDLALKGTLDLTNSVRRLEDFNKVFPRGKTPLAERVRNSWKDDALFGYQFLNGANPMLLRRSTSLPSRLVLPPEMEDLKTQLEKELQTGSLFEADFSLLDGVKPNVIIFKQQYVAAPLVMLKLQPDGRLLPMVIQLQPPRNGCPPPVLFLPSDPPMAWLLAKIWVRSSDFQLHQLQSHLLRGHLIAEVISVATTRSLPSLHPIYKLLIPHFRYTMEINVLARSNLVSEWGIFDLVVSTGSGGHVDILQRATAGLTYRSFCPPDDLADRGLLDVKSSLYGQDALRLWGVISRFPISLESRAQLCHFITMCIFTCTGQHASTHQGQLDWYSWIPNGPCTMQKPPPISKDVTEKDIVDSLPSLHQARTQKTFIKFLGRRQPVMVALGQHKESYFSDPGPQAVLKQFQEELAALDKEIEVRNAGLDLPYEYLRPSMVENSVTI, encoded by the exons ATGAGCAAATACAGGATTCGCGTCGCCACCGGAGACTCGCTCTTGGCGGGCTCCAGCAACCTGGTGCAGCTGTGGCTGGTGGGCGAGCACGGGGAGAAGGACCTGGGGAAGATACTGCGGCCGATACGGATCAGG GAGGTGCAGCTCGAGGTCGAAGTCTCCCTATACCTGGGGCGCCTCCTGCTGGTGAAGCTGCGCAAGCACAAAGGCCTGGTGGGTTTCGACTGGTTCTGCAAGTGGATCGCGGTCCAGGGTCCCGGCACCCAAGGCGAGGCCTTTTTCCCCTGCTACCGCTGGGTGCAGGGCAACGAGATCATCTGCTTGCCCGAGGGCACCG CCCGGACCGTGAGGGATGATCCCCAGAACCAGTTTAAGAAACATCGGGAGCAAGAGcttgaggaaagaaggaaggtgtACCG ATGGGGTTTCTGGAAAGAGGGATTAATCCTGCCTATAGTAGGGAATACGcaatgggatcttcccagaaacGAGAGATTTCGTGAAGATAAGGATTTAGACTTCAGTCTCTCTCTAGCAAAAGT GTTGAAGGACTTGGCCTTAAAGGGGACATTAGATCTCACAAATTCTGTAAGAAGACTGGAAGACTTCAATAAAGTATTCCCGCGAGGAAAAACTCCTCTGGCTG AGCGGGTCCGCAATTCCTGGAAGGATGATGCCCTATTTGGGTACCAGTTCCTCAATGGGGCAAACCCTATGCTCCTGAGACGCTCCACGAGTCTCCCGTCACGGTTGGTGCTGCCTCCGGAAATGGAAGACTTGAAGACACAGCTGGAGAAAGAACTCCAG ACTGGATCTCTGTTTGAAGCTGACTTCTCCCTGCTGGATGGGGTCAAACCTAATGTCATCATTTTTAAGCAACAGTATGTAGCAGCCCCTCTAgtcatgctgaagctccagcctGATGGAAGACTCTTACCTATGGTCATCCAG CTCCAGCCTCCTCGGAATGGATGCCCCCCACCTGTGTTGTTCCTGCCTTCGGATCCACCCATGGCCTGGCTCCTTGCCAAGATCTGGGTCCGGAGCTCTGATTTCCAGCTGCACCAGCTACAGTCACACCTGCTGAGGGGCCACCTGATAGCTGAGGTTATTTCTGTGGCCACCACGAGGAGCCTGCCCAGCCTGCATCCTATCTACAAG CTCCTGATTCCACACTTTCGCTACACCATGGAGATCAACGTGCTGGCCCGGAGTAATCTTGTCTCTGAATGGGGAATTTTTGATCTG GTGGTGAGCACTGGGAGTGGCGGCCATGTAGACATTCTCCAGAGAGCCACAGCTGGTCTGACTTATCGCTCCTTCTGCCCTCCTGATGACCTGGCAGACCGTGGGCTCCTGGATGTGAAGTCTTCTCTCTATGGCCAAGATGCGCTCAGGCTCTGGGGAGTCATCAGCCG GTTCCCCATCTCCTTAGAGTCCCgagctcagctctgccacttcatCACCATGTGCATCTTCACATGCACTGGTCAGCATGCTTCCACCCACCAGGGCCAG CTGGACTGGTACTCCTGGATCCCGAATGGTCCATGCACCATGCAGAAGCCCCCGCCCATTTCCAAGGATGTGACagagaaggatatagtagactcGCTGCCCAGtctgcaccaggcccgaacacagAAGACCTTCATAAAGTTCCTTGGCCGACGCCAGCCTGTCATG GTGGCCTTGGGGCAGCACAAAGAAAGCTATTTCTCTGACCCTGGGCCTCAAGCTGTGCTGAAGCAATTCCAGGAGGAGCTGGCTGCCCTGGACAAGGAGATTGAGGTCCGGAATGCAGGCCTGGACCTGCCCTACGAGTATCTTCGACCCAGCATGGTAGAGAACAGTGTGACCATCTGA
- the LOC110150170 gene encoding polyunsaturated fatty acid (12S)/(13S)-lipoxygenase, epidermal-type-like isoform X1 produces the protein MSKYRIRVATGDSLLAGSSNLVQLWLVGEHGEKDLGKILRPIRIREVQLEVEVSLYLGRLLLVKLRKHKGLVGFDWFCKWIAVQGPGTQGEAFFPCYRWVQGNEIICLPEGTARTVRDDPQNQFKKHREQELEERRKVYRWGFWKEGLILPIVGNTQWDLPRNERFREDKDLDFSLSLAKVLKDLALKGTLDLTNSVRRLEDFNKVFPRGKTPLAERVRNSWKDDALFGYQFLNGANPMLLRRSTSLPSRLVLPPEMEDLKTQLEKELQTGSLFEADFSLLDGVKPNVIIFKQQYVAAPLVMLKLQPDGRLLPMVIQLQPPRNGCPPPVLFLPSDPPMAWLLAKIWVRSSDFQLHQLQSHLLRGHLIAEVISVATTRSLPSLHPIYKLLIPHFRYTMEINVLARSNLVSEWGIFDLVVSTGSGGHVDILQRATAGLTYRSFCPPDDLADRGLLDVKSSLYGQDALRLWGVISRYVEKMVSLFYKSDGAVKDDPELQAWCREITETGLQGAQDRGFPISLESRAQLCHFITMCIFTCTGQHASTHQGQLDWYSWIPNGPCTMQKPPPISKDVTEKDIVDSLPSLHQARTQKTFIKFLGRRQPVMVALGQHKESYFSDPGPQAVLKQFQEELAALDKEIEVRNAGLDLPYEYLRPSMVENSVTI, from the exons ATGAGCAAATACAGGATTCGCGTCGCCACCGGAGACTCGCTCTTGGCGGGCTCCAGCAACCTGGTGCAGCTGTGGCTGGTGGGCGAGCACGGGGAGAAGGACCTGGGGAAGATACTGCGGCCGATACGGATCAGG GAGGTGCAGCTCGAGGTCGAAGTCTCCCTATACCTGGGGCGCCTCCTGCTGGTGAAGCTGCGCAAGCACAAAGGCCTGGTGGGTTTCGACTGGTTCTGCAAGTGGATCGCGGTCCAGGGTCCCGGCACCCAAGGCGAGGCCTTTTTCCCCTGCTACCGCTGGGTGCAGGGCAACGAGATCATCTGCTTGCCCGAGGGCACCG CCCGGACCGTGAGGGATGATCCCCAGAACCAGTTTAAGAAACATCGGGAGCAAGAGcttgaggaaagaaggaaggtgtACCG ATGGGGTTTCTGGAAAGAGGGATTAATCCTGCCTATAGTAGGGAATACGcaatgggatcttcccagaaacGAGAGATTTCGTGAAGATAAGGATTTAGACTTCAGTCTCTCTCTAGCAAAAGT GTTGAAGGACTTGGCCTTAAAGGGGACATTAGATCTCACAAATTCTGTAAGAAGACTGGAAGACTTCAATAAAGTATTCCCGCGAGGAAAAACTCCTCTGGCTG AGCGGGTCCGCAATTCCTGGAAGGATGATGCCCTATTTGGGTACCAGTTCCTCAATGGGGCAAACCCTATGCTCCTGAGACGCTCCACGAGTCTCCCGTCACGGTTGGTGCTGCCTCCGGAAATGGAAGACTTGAAGACACAGCTGGAGAAAGAACTCCAG ACTGGATCTCTGTTTGAAGCTGACTTCTCCCTGCTGGATGGGGTCAAACCTAATGTCATCATTTTTAAGCAACAGTATGTAGCAGCCCCTCTAgtcatgctgaagctccagcctGATGGAAGACTCTTACCTATGGTCATCCAG CTCCAGCCTCCTCGGAATGGATGCCCCCCACCTGTGTTGTTCCTGCCTTCGGATCCACCCATGGCCTGGCTCCTTGCCAAGATCTGGGTCCGGAGCTCTGATTTCCAGCTGCACCAGCTACAGTCACACCTGCTGAGGGGCCACCTGATAGCTGAGGTTATTTCTGTGGCCACCACGAGGAGCCTGCCCAGCCTGCATCCTATCTACAAG CTCCTGATTCCACACTTTCGCTACACCATGGAGATCAACGTGCTGGCCCGGAGTAATCTTGTCTCTGAATGGGGAATTTTTGATCTG GTGGTGAGCACTGGGAGTGGCGGCCATGTAGACATTCTCCAGAGAGCCACAGCTGGTCTGACTTATCGCTCCTTCTGCCCTCCTGATGACCTGGCAGACCGTGGGCTCCTGGATGTGAAGTCTTCTCTCTATGGCCAAGATGCGCTCAGGCTCTGGGGAGTCATCAGCCG GTATGTAGAGAAGATGGTCAGTCTTTTCTACAAGAGTGATGGAGCTGTGAAGGATGATCCAGAACTGCAGGCCTGGTGTAGAGAGATCACTGAGACTggactgcagggggcccaggaccGGGG GTTCCCCATCTCCTTAGAGTCCCgagctcagctctgccacttcatCACCATGTGCATCTTCACATGCACTGGTCAGCATGCTTCCACCCACCAGGGCCAG CTGGACTGGTACTCCTGGATCCCGAATGGTCCATGCACCATGCAGAAGCCCCCGCCCATTTCCAAGGATGTGACagagaaggatatagtagactcGCTGCCCAGtctgcaccaggcccgaacacagAAGACCTTCATAAAGTTCCTTGGCCGACGCCAGCCTGTCATG GTGGCCTTGGGGCAGCACAAAGAAAGCTATTTCTCTGACCCTGGGCCTCAAGCTGTGCTGAAGCAATTCCAGGAGGAGCTGGCTGCCCTGGACAAGGAGATTGAGGTCCGGAATGCAGGCCTGGACCTGCCCTACGAGTATCTTCGACCCAGCATGGTAGAGAACAGTGTGACCATCTGA
- the LOC110150170 gene encoding polyunsaturated fatty acid (12S)/(13S)-lipoxygenase, epidermal-type-like isoform X2 → MSKYRIRVATGDSLLAGSSNLVQLWLVGEHGEKDLGKILRPIRIREVQLEVEVSLYLGRLLLVKLRKHKGLVGFDWFCKWIAVQGPGTQGEAFFPCYRWVQGNEIICLPEGTARTVRDDPQNQFKKHREQELEERRKVYRWGFWKEGLILPIVGNTQWDLPRNERFREDKDLDFSLSLAKVLKDLALKGTLDLTNSVRRLEDFNKVFPRGKTPLAERVRNSWKDDALFGYQFLNGANPMLLRRSTSLPSRLVLPPEMEDLKTQLEKELQTGSLFEADFSLLDGVKPNVIIFKQQYVAAPLVMLKLQPDGRLLPMVIQLQPPRNGCPPPVLFLPSDPPMAWLLAKIWVRSSDFQLHQLQSHLLRGHLIAEVISVATTRSLPSLHPIYKVVSTGSGGHVDILQRATAGLTYRSFCPPDDLADRGLLDVKSSLYGQDALRLWGVISRYVEKMVSLFYKSDGAVKDDPELQAWCREITETGLQGAQDRGFPISLESRAQLCHFITMCIFTCTGQHASTHQGQLDWYSWIPNGPCTMQKPPPISKDVTEKDIVDSLPSLHQARTQKTFIKFLGRRQPVMVALGQHKESYFSDPGPQAVLKQFQEELAALDKEIEVRNAGLDLPYEYLRPSMVENSVTI, encoded by the exons ATGAGCAAATACAGGATTCGCGTCGCCACCGGAGACTCGCTCTTGGCGGGCTCCAGCAACCTGGTGCAGCTGTGGCTGGTGGGCGAGCACGGGGAGAAGGACCTGGGGAAGATACTGCGGCCGATACGGATCAGG GAGGTGCAGCTCGAGGTCGAAGTCTCCCTATACCTGGGGCGCCTCCTGCTGGTGAAGCTGCGCAAGCACAAAGGCCTGGTGGGTTTCGACTGGTTCTGCAAGTGGATCGCGGTCCAGGGTCCCGGCACCCAAGGCGAGGCCTTTTTCCCCTGCTACCGCTGGGTGCAGGGCAACGAGATCATCTGCTTGCCCGAGGGCACCG CCCGGACCGTGAGGGATGATCCCCAGAACCAGTTTAAGAAACATCGGGAGCAAGAGcttgaggaaagaaggaaggtgtACCG ATGGGGTTTCTGGAAAGAGGGATTAATCCTGCCTATAGTAGGGAATACGcaatgggatcttcccagaaacGAGAGATTTCGTGAAGATAAGGATTTAGACTTCAGTCTCTCTCTAGCAAAAGT GTTGAAGGACTTGGCCTTAAAGGGGACATTAGATCTCACAAATTCTGTAAGAAGACTGGAAGACTTCAATAAAGTATTCCCGCGAGGAAAAACTCCTCTGGCTG AGCGGGTCCGCAATTCCTGGAAGGATGATGCCCTATTTGGGTACCAGTTCCTCAATGGGGCAAACCCTATGCTCCTGAGACGCTCCACGAGTCTCCCGTCACGGTTGGTGCTGCCTCCGGAAATGGAAGACTTGAAGACACAGCTGGAGAAAGAACTCCAG ACTGGATCTCTGTTTGAAGCTGACTTCTCCCTGCTGGATGGGGTCAAACCTAATGTCATCATTTTTAAGCAACAGTATGTAGCAGCCCCTCTAgtcatgctgaagctccagcctGATGGAAGACTCTTACCTATGGTCATCCAG CTCCAGCCTCCTCGGAATGGATGCCCCCCACCTGTGTTGTTCCTGCCTTCGGATCCACCCATGGCCTGGCTCCTTGCCAAGATCTGGGTCCGGAGCTCTGATTTCCAGCTGCACCAGCTACAGTCACACCTGCTGAGGGGCCACCTGATAGCTGAGGTTATTTCTGTGGCCACCACGAGGAGCCTGCCCAGCCTGCATCCTATCTACAAG GTGGTGAGCACTGGGAGTGGCGGCCATGTAGACATTCTCCAGAGAGCCACAGCTGGTCTGACTTATCGCTCCTTCTGCCCTCCTGATGACCTGGCAGACCGTGGGCTCCTGGATGTGAAGTCTTCTCTCTATGGCCAAGATGCGCTCAGGCTCTGGGGAGTCATCAGCCG GTATGTAGAGAAGATGGTCAGTCTTTTCTACAAGAGTGATGGAGCTGTGAAGGATGATCCAGAACTGCAGGCCTGGTGTAGAGAGATCACTGAGACTggactgcagggggcccaggaccGGGG GTTCCCCATCTCCTTAGAGTCCCgagctcagctctgccacttcatCACCATGTGCATCTTCACATGCACTGGTCAGCATGCTTCCACCCACCAGGGCCAG CTGGACTGGTACTCCTGGATCCCGAATGGTCCATGCACCATGCAGAAGCCCCCGCCCATTTCCAAGGATGTGACagagaaggatatagtagactcGCTGCCCAGtctgcaccaggcccgaacacagAAGACCTTCATAAAGTTCCTTGGCCGACGCCAGCCTGTCATG GTGGCCTTGGGGCAGCACAAAGAAAGCTATTTCTCTGACCCTGGGCCTCAAGCTGTGCTGAAGCAATTCCAGGAGGAGCTGGCTGCCCTGGACAAGGAGATTGAGGTCCGGAATGCAGGCCTGGACCTGCCCTACGAGTATCTTCGACCCAGCATGGTAGAGAACAGTGTGACCATCTGA